The DNA region CTATGGATCTAAGTTGGACTGCTCTCtgacagaaatgaatgaaatctgtAATGTCACAGGACCCTCTTAAAGGTTGCTCAGccactgaaatataaataatactaCATATATGCTACTAGCCTGCAGCCATTCCTGTGCCTTGACATTGCCTGTAtggattatattatataaatatatattaaagtatTTCAAAACAACACCAGATACTTTTTTGAAGGTGTCACCTTTTGTGTGAatacttttacaaatttgaagctCTTGTTACCCCAACAATGTACCATACCAAAGCCATCTCACTGTAACAGGATGAGTGATCTTACCATTGCTTCTCATGTAGCCGCAGGGGTTGCTGGACGTACTGCTTAGTGACTGCCAGCTGTTGTAGAAGAACCCTGCTCTGTCAATCCACATCCATTGGTTCTGCAGAGAGAGGGCTGTGTTAAACAAATGACCGGTGTCACAGCTGTAGGAGCAGTTTGAAAGGAAATGTAGAAATCACCTGGAAGTTGTAGGCACCAATCCATAAAGATGCCTGACCTCCAAGATTAGCCAAGTTCTGCAGGAACTGATGTTCTCCTGGACTCTGCACAGATGCTAGAGCCCCCTGAAGACTTACACAGTGGttctagagagaaagagagagggagattgaCAGAGACAGAAGAAAGAAGGAGTGGGGTTAGAGAACATATTTAGAGAAACTGAACACTGATGATATAACCTGACCACCTTTCCAGAGCTTCAGATAAGAAACTAATTCATTTGATAGAGAAGCTGCAGAAATGGAGAGAGCAAGGAATTGCTTCCTTAACGGATATTAAGACATTAACCaacatttttcctttttatttctcCAATCAACTGCCCAGTGAATCTGCAGCAGATTCAGATCTGAAACTACAACACTCCTTACCTCTGCATTCAACCAGGTCATCCGAGATGTGACCAGCACAAAACAGCGAGAGCCATACTGGAACCAACCAGTGGGACAATACACAATGTTAGCTGTGTAAGAGAAAATCATACATTATTAAACATGATAATGAAACTATCACAGGTTATTAATATACTGTCTTTGCTAAATGATACACTATAAACCACTAATGGACAGAGTCATTCAGCCTGTATTTGAAATGTTTCTTACCTGGTCCTGCATCCTCGCCCACATCCTGATTTACAGGCTCCAATTCAGCTACAAAAAAGTATCATTATAGACATGAGCATCTACACACCAAAGACTGATATTTTCAGATTCAGAAACTGAAGTTAACACAAAACCAAAATCTCAGAATAAACAAAAGCTAAGAACAAAAACAGTTCAAACAATAATTAGACCACATTAATCATTATTGTTTCTAACACAGATATAGTGAAGTCCAGAAACAAACCTGGAACTGCGTTTGGAAGCTCCTCAACCGCTGCTTCTAAATTGAGACACAAATATTAGTCTATAAACTAGCCTTGACTGACTATATCAGACCAGTGACTTTACATGACAGTCGTTTTATATT from Hoplias malabaricus isolate fHopMal1 chromosome 8, fHopMal1.hap1, whole genome shotgun sequence includes:
- the LOC136705557 gene encoding ladderlectin-like — its product is MGLREYKNKCSVIISSTITMNTVILLCLVCISFSHGAQVAELEPVNQDVGEDAGPANIVYCPTGWFQYGSRCFVLVTSRMTWLNAENHCVSLQGALASVQSPGEHQFLQNLANLGGQASLWIGAYNFQNQWMWIDRAGFFYNSWQSLSSTSSNPCGYMRSNAGWTNTVCTSTLPFFCVKVPQC